The Chryseolinea soli nucleotide sequence TTCATCCCTATTTGGAAGTGGAAGGCGATTACTTCATTACCTACACGATGACCTATTCCGAAGAAGACACGTTCGCGCTTGCCCAGGCACCCTGGCGTGCACCAGCCACCAACACCGCTTACGTGAAGCTTGGTTCGGGATGGGCGCCCATGACACAAATTAGTCCGGGTGGAATGGGCACATCGCTCGGCATCGAAGCCATGGTGTGTTCGGTGTTGCCTTCCGGTCCCCCAGCCGCCACGGCCACGGAAATTGATCTCTATCCCAATCCAACTACGGCGACGATCATTGCCCGGCTTCCCTTGCACGGCGACGTGCCGTTTGATGCGGCCGTGTATAACCCCCAGGGCAGGCTGGTCGCCAGCTACACGCGGTCGTTCGACAACAACCTGATCATCTCCACCGAAGGCTGGAGCGGCGGACTCTACATTCTCAGAGTGTCTACGTCGTCTCAAACCTATTCGGCCCGGTTTGTGAAAAATTGAAGGCGTCTGTGTTATTGCCGCGCTTTGTCCAGCAAATAGTTAATGACCGGCAAGAAACGAATCCAATATTTGGTTGAAGGCTTCGGGTTGATCCAGTTGCGTCCAGTGACCGGCGTGATCGATCACCTTAAAGTCAGCGTTCGGAAGCTGAGATTGCAGGGTGCCGGGTTGTTTGCTTTCGGCACCGGAGACGACGAGCAGCAAGGGTCCTTTGTATTTGTCAATCTTGGGAAGCGGGTCAAACTCGAACAGGCCTTTGATGATGCTGATCGTTTCATCTTTTGGGATAGCTTGAAAATCTTTGATCAAGACCTCAGCGATTTCAGGACGTGACTCCGTCAACAATTGATGCATATAGTCGTCCATGACTTTCTGATAGGCCGGTGACTCCAAAGCGGCGGTCACTTGTTTGGAAATTTCGGCGGGTGTTTTGCCGGGAGTTCCCGATAAAAGCAAGGCGGAAACACGTTCGGGATGTTGACTTGCATAGGCCACGGCGGCATGTCCACCCATGCTGTGTGCCACGAGGATGAAGTGATCTAACTGAAGATCATCCACGACGGCTGCAATGTCCTGGGCAAGATCTTCGGGTGTATACTTCAGTTCGCGGGGACGTTCGGATTGACCGTGACCTCTGAAATCCAAAGCGATGGCCCGGTAGTTTGCGCGAACGTGGTCGAGTTGTTTTCTCCAGTGTTCCGTGCTTCCACCGAATGAATGAACGAATACGATAGCGATTTCGCCTTTCCCGCCGTCATCGATGTGCAATGTTCCGGCGGGTCCCTGAAGTTGATGATCCGGTTTTGTGGTTTTTGTTTTCCGGACATTCCGCTCCTGCTTTTTTGGAGTGCTTGTTGATTTATTTTTTCCGAGCGTCTGCATAAATTTTTCTTTTGTTCATTTTTCTGAGGAATCAAAACAATAGCGTGCCATAGTAATTCTGATGGCCAGGTTCTTCCAGTGAAGGAAGGCGTGGGGCTTTATTTTTTTAACAGCAGTGTCTGTAAATTGTTCTGCACGACGGGTCTATGATAAATGTCCATCCTAGTCCATCTAAGGAGCCTTGTACGTGACGATGTCGATACCCACACCGTTAGGGTCCACCACCGCAAAATGACGGTCTCCCCAAGGCTCGTCGCGGAGTTCGATCGCAATGGGGACGCCCAGCGACTTGATCCGCTTGAATTCCGCATCGACATCCGTGACTTCAATGGTAAAGAACATGCCGGTTCCCTGAAATGCCGTTTGAAAAACCGGTTGTTGTGT carries:
- a CDS encoding alpha/beta fold hydrolase — translated: MQTLGKNKSTSTPKKQERNVRKTKTTKPDHQLQGPAGTLHIDDGGKGEIAIVFVHSFGGSTEHWRKQLDHVRANYRAIALDFRGHGQSERPRELKYTPEDLAQDIAAVVDDLQLDHFILVAHSMGGHAAVAYASQHPERVSALLLSGTPGKTPAEISKQVTAALESPAYQKVMDDYMHQLLTESRPEIAEVLIKDFQAIPKDETISIIKGLFEFDPLPKIDKYKGPLLLVVSGAESKQPGTLQSQLPNADFKVIDHAGHWTQLDQPEAFNQILDSFLAGH